In Natrinema amylolyticum, the DNA window CCGTCAGGGACGTCCTGACGTCCGACTACGTCGGCGTCAGCGAGTCCGATACCATCCGCGAGGTCGTTCGACTCATGCGCGAGGAACGGACGAGTTGCGCGCTGGTCGTCCGCGGCGCGGAGCCGGTCGGCATCGTGACCGAGTGGGACGTGCTCGGACTCGTCGCCGACGATCGCGATGCGGCCGAGACCACCGTCGGCGACGTGATGACGACGCCGGTCATCACGGTCGGCCCCGATCGATCGCTCACCGACGTCGCGACCACGATGGCCCGCCAGAACATCCGCAACGTCGTCGTCGAAACCGACGACGGCGTCGCCGGCCTGGTTACCCAGCGAGACGTCATCGCCGCCGCGGGCTCGTTCCAGGCGACGATGACGCCTGCCCGCTCGAGCGAGCCGCCGGTCGACCGTGATCGCGCGGTCGTCGAACCCGGACCCGCACGCGCGGCCGAGGAGAGCGACGCGACGCTGCGTCCCAACGGCGGCGACGAGTACACGACCCAGGGCGTCTGCGAGGCCTGTGGCTCGCTCGCGGACGCGCTCTGGGACGCCAACGGCCAACTCGTCTGTGCGGACTGTCGGACGGTGTGATCGGTAGTCTGCCCCTAACCGGTCTGCCCGCGTCAGCGGCTCCCGATCCGTATCTCTCCGATAGAAAGACCTTTCGGGTGTCGCGGTGGACAGGTCGATAATGATCGAGACCCTCGACGACCTGGACGTCGAAGGGACTACCGTCGGTGTTCGCGTCGACGTCAATAGTCCGATCGACGACGATGACACGCTCGCAGACGACGCCCGACTGCGCGCACACGTCGACACCCTCTCGGAACTCCTCGAGCGCGGCGGTCAGGTCGCCGTCCTCGCCCACCAGGGTCGGCCCGGTGGCGACGACTTCGTCTCGCTCGCGTCCCACGCCGATCGGCTCTCCGAACTGCTCGGTCAGCCCGTCGACTACGTCGATGCGACCTTCACCGAGGCCGCCCGCGAGGCCGTCAGGGACCTCTCGGACGGTGACTGCGTCGTCCTCGAGAACACCCGCTTCTACAGCGAGGAGTACATGGAGTTCGACCCCGAACGGGCCGCTCGGACCCACCTCGTCGAGGGCCTCGAGCCGGTACTCGACGCCTACGTCAACGACGCCTTCGCCGCGGCCCATCGCTCACAGCCGTCGCTCGTCGGGCTCCCGACGGTGCTTCCAAGCTACGCCGGCCGCGTGATGGAGTCCGAACTCGACGTGCTGGGTTCGATCGAGGAGACCGACCACCCCCGCGTCTACGTCCTCGGCGGCGCGAAAGTGCCCGACTCGATCGACGTCGCCTGGTCCGTTCTCGAGAACGGTCTGGCCGATCACGTCCTCACCGCGGGCGTCGTCGGCAACGTCTTCCTCATCGCGGACGGCGTCGATCTCGGCGACGCCAGTTCCGATTTCATCTACGACCAGGGCTACTGGGACGAGATCGACCGCGCTGCGGACCTGCTCGACGCTCACGGTGACCAGATCGCGCTCCCACGAGACGTCGCCGTCGCCCGGAACGGCGACCGCCATGAACTCGGGATCAACGCCTTACCGCCCGGAGACGAGGAGTCCGCCATGGACATCGGCGAATCGACGCTCGACTATTACCGGCGCATCCTCACGGACGCGGAGACGGTCATCCTCAACGGCCCGGCCGGCGTCTTCGAGGACGACCGCTTCCAGACCGGCACTCGACAGCTCTACGGCGCCGCCACCGACATTCCGACGAGTATCGTCGGCGGCGGCGACACCGCCTCCGCACTGCGCAAGCTCGGCATCGAGGGGTTCTCACACATCAGTACCGGCGGCGGGGCCGCGTTGCGAATGCTCACCGCCGAATCGCTTCCCGCCGTGACCGCACTCGAGAATGCCCCACAACGACCCGCAGCCGACGATTGAACTCGCCTCCCGGGACGACCTCGACGCCCTCGCCGAGCTCTGGGTCCGTCTCGCCGCCGATCAGCGCCGACACGATTCGGCCGTCCGCCCGGAGTCGAACCGCGAGGCCATGCGGGAGACGCTCGGGGCCTACTTGGTCAACGACGGCCTGCTCGTCGCCCGCCTCGACGACGCGATCGTCGGCTTCGCCTCGGTGTCGATCGAACGCGGCACCCTCGAACTCGACACCACCCGCGGCCTGCTCTCGAACATCTACGTCGAACCCGCCTATCGGAACCGCGGGATCGGCACCGCACTGCTCGAGGCGGCCGAGGAGTCGCTCGTCCAGCGGGGCGCTGACGCGATGTTGCTCGAGGTGATGGCCGACAACGAGTCCGCCCGGCGGTTCTACCGTCGCAAGGGGTACGACGAGTTCCGCGTGACGATGGAACGGTCACTCGCAGACCGAAAAGAAAACGATACACACTCAAAGGAGGACGGCTAACCTTCGGCCTGCGCCAGGGGAGCATGGGCGGTTCATGCACTCGACTTGTAATCGAGACTTCCGGGGTTCAAATCCCCGCCCTGGCTTAAATCCGCAGATTCAAATCCCTTACCGACAGGTATCGACAGGTGACGGTGTCGAGAGGATATCAATAAGTCGGATCTACGATTCGAAGCCCTTCTACCTGCAACTAGCCCGGAGATGTCAGCGCTTGAGCACCGCCATCGACGGATTCCGTGTCGAAGTATCGTTGGATACCTCGATACCACATTCGGAACTCTTCTGACGTTCAATTATAGAACCAGAATTAGAACCGACAAGTGATATGATATTATTCTAAGTATTAATTCTGATATTAATA includes these proteins:
- a CDS encoding phosphoglycerate kinase codes for the protein MIETLDDLDVEGTTVGVRVDVNSPIDDDDTLADDARLRAHVDTLSELLERGGQVAVLAHQGRPGGDDFVSLASHADRLSELLGQPVDYVDATFTEAAREAVRDLSDGDCVVLENTRFYSEEYMEFDPERAARTHLVEGLEPVLDAYVNDAFAAAHRSQPSLVGLPTVLPSYAGRVMESELDVLGSIEETDHPRVYVLGGAKVPDSIDVAWSVLENGLADHVLTAGVVGNVFLIADGVDLGDASSDFIYDQGYWDEIDRAADLLDAHGDQIALPRDVAVARNGDRHELGINALPPGDEESAMDIGESTLDYYRRILTDAETVILNGPAGVFEDDRFQTGTRQLYGAATDIPTSIVGGGDTASALRKLGIEGFSHISTGGGAALRMLTAESLPAVTALENAPQRPAADD
- a CDS encoding CBS domain-containing protein, with the protein product MESELSVRDVLTSDYVGVSESDTIREVVRLMREERTSCALVVRGAEPVGIVTEWDVLGLVADDRDAAETTVGDVMTTPVITVGPDRSLTDVATTMARQNIRNVVVETDDGVAGLVTQRDVIAAAGSFQATMTPARSSEPPVDRDRAVVEPGPARAAEESDATLRPNGGDEYTTQGVCEACGSLADALWDANGQLVCADCRTV
- a CDS encoding GNAT family N-acetyltransferase, with product MPHNDPQPTIELASRDDLDALAELWVRLAADQRRHDSAVRPESNREAMRETLGAYLVNDGLLVARLDDAIVGFASVSIERGTLELDTTRGLLSNIYVEPAYRNRGIGTALLEAAEESLVQRGADAMLLEVMADNESARRFYRRKGYDEFRVTMERSLADRKENDTHSKEDG